In Periophthalmus magnuspinnatus isolate fPerMag1 chromosome 9, fPerMag1.2.pri, whole genome shotgun sequence, the sequence CAGAGTTTAATATGTTTTGTCCTGTCATTGCAGGTACCTGGGGATCACGCGCCCTCTCACGTACCCGGCGCGGCAGAACGGGCAGCTCATGGCGAAGATGATTGTGGGAGTGTGGCTGGTGTCTGCCTCCATCACACTGCCCCCTTTCTGTGGCTGGGCTAAGAACGTCCACACCGCCGGAGTGTGCCTCATTAGCCAAGACTTTGGCTACACTATCTACAGCACAGCAGTCGCCTTCTACATCCCCATGCTGGTTATGCTGGTCATGTACTACAAGATCTTCAGGGCAGCCCGTAAGAGCGGGGCTAAGCATCGCTTCACCGACCTGTCCCGCCGTGAGCGCCTGGAAACAGTGACTAATGAGGCGCTCCGCATGCAGGGCCTAAAGCCCCCCGGGGTGGCTGAGGAGTGTGCTGCCCTGTCCCGCCTGTTGAACCGTGAGCgtaaaaacatctccatctTCAAGCGGGAGCAAAAGGCGGCCACCACTCTAGGGGTGATTGTGGGGGTGTTCGCCGTGTGCTGGCTGCCCTTCTTCATCCTGTCCACAGCGCGGCCCTTCATCTGTGGGGTGGAGTGTAGCTGTGTGCCCATCTGGTTGGAACGCACCCTGCTTTGGTTGGGCTATGCCAACTCTCTCATGAATCCCTTCATCTATGCCTTCTTCAACCGGGACCTGCGCTCCACGTACCGCGACCTGCTCCGCTGCCGCTATCGCAACATCAACCGCCGCCTGTCTGCTGTGGGCGTACACGAAGCTCTCAAAGTATAACAGGGTTACATGACACAGTGCCCCTGCAGTGCCCTCTGGGGCTAAAAGGCCATCCTGTAGATAGACTGAGATCAGACTGGACACTCTGGAAGTGTCTCTGCGTCCTCTGCACTGGCCATCGCGTGGTGTATCTTTCTAAGATGGAGCGTTACAGTAAATAGATGATGAGCAAGTCAACTTTGTGCAACTGCCACACTTTTTTGTCTCTACAGTATTAGCTGAATAATATAGTGACAAAGGaatgatatataaacatattcaaacaGCAGAGCTCTGTAGAGAGAAGCAGTGTGGAAATAATGTCTGTAAATTACCCAAAAGGACATTTTGTTGTGGCACAGTTTCATCGGAATAtgcattatatatttaatttggaAGTAAACACTTGAAGAGTGCTACTGTTCATATCTGTCCATTGccttttactttctactccacactTTGACAACATGTAGATGCCAATGTAAAAGGGGAGAAATTAAAAGTTGTGCCATTAAAACACCTTGTGGTTTGGTGTCTGCATGAAACATATTTGTTAGTTAAGGCGCTGTAAGCAAAAGTTAAATTTTGTGAAAAGCAAATGACAATTGAACTCACCACGAACTGTTGTGAGAAACCTTTCACTCAGTGTCATCCCACAGttggctttttattttatttttctcactaaaaacatgttaacCACACAGAAAAGCTGCTGTTGCTTTAAGACTCCATTCTTATAACAGTATTTGAAAGAAGGTGATGTCCAATTGAAGTTTTAGTGAGTATTTATAACGTCAGTGGTTTGACAGTGTGTACTTTCTACCTCAATTTTGGAGACTTCTTTACCATTGCTCTGAAAAGATAAACTGCTATCTTGGATTGTTTTGTGATATATCTTTTACAACCTAATTCAGAAAAGCTGGGGCACTAGTAAAAATACCAacattttattcacaataaaacataaacacaaactttGAAATGGTAGACATCCTGCTGCCAATGCTGAAAAAATGTGCTATTATTGTACCatatgaaatatatttatatgctTTTCAGCAGGAATTGTTTATGCTATTTCTATTGGCTTCTTATTCAGTGCCCCTACGTTTTTGAATTTAGGTTGTTATTGTGTGTCAAGTCACTCTTCTTCAAAAGGCTAGTTGGTCTGGTTTACTGCCTTGTTGTTGCCTTTAGTTACAACCTGAAGGGACAGTACGGTATTTCATCATGTTGTAAATAAAGTTTCACCTGGTTCGAACTTCATTTGAGTGTTTCAGAAGTCATGTATGTAAAGTTAAATGTTTTCCTACAACTAACCATCCAACCCACATAATATATCATACTCATTGTAGGGATACTAAATTGTAGttattttcactgataacaaagtacaatactatcacagttgtttaaacatggaacttaaatta encodes:
- the htr7c gene encoding 5-hydroxytryptamine receptor 7 — encoded protein: MFNTSGIELTFNKKEDISEVINGSLQLLYNVLVTISPTAMWNESCGEQLLDFGRPEKIIIGVLLAMITAVTVMGNTLVVIAVCVVKKLRQPSNYLLVSLAVADLSVAIVVMPFVIVTDLTGGKWLFGEVFCNIFIGMDVMCCTASIMTLCVISVDRYLGITRPLTYPARQNGQLMAKMIVGVWLVSASITLPPFCGWAKNVHTAGVCLISQDFGYTIYSTAVAFYIPMLVMLVMYYKIFRAARKSGAKHRFTDLSRRERLETVTNEALRMQGLKPPGVAEECAALSRLLNRERKNISIFKREQKAATTLGVIVGVFAVCWLPFFILSTARPFICGVECSCVPIWLERTLLWLGYANSLMNPFIYAFFNRDLRSTYRDLLRCRYRNINRRLSAVGVHEALKV